From Hyla sarda isolate aHylSar1 chromosome 5, aHylSar1.hap1, whole genome shotgun sequence, a single genomic window includes:
- the LOC130274535 gene encoding uncharacterized protein LOC130274535, with protein MPNHLGDKMSAKRKSCSVEYKKGIVEDSHGKNLTTFCKEMKLDLRMVRKWRADYGNLSQKVDEGNAKKRKCGSGRQPLYLEQEDVICECIADKRAKALVVRRADIQAFALEMAPQFDISSEDFKVSHHWLDGFLKRYELSLRRSTTLFKLEDNEIVKRALAFKFFIDGIDFSKYQLSNMIAMEETAVNMGQGSQMTIDQRGASSIYVPSTGYESFGNFVTCVLAICLDGTKATPLIIAMGKKDKIERVSGIYVLKTEKAWCTQAVIRKWIDLMLPLVLRGGQRGLLVWDSASTHCAKDMENFLAERIDQVMIPTGMIAYLQTLDIAINKPWKSMNTLKIDWSEIRVETL; from the coding sequence ACAAGATGAGTGCAAAGAGAAAGAGCTGTTCTGTTGAGTACAAGAAAGGAATCGTGGAGGACTCCCACGGCAAGAATCTTACCACTTTCTGCAAAGAGATGAAGTTAGATCTCCGAATGGTCCGAAAATGGCGTGCAGACTACGGTAACCTCAGTCAAAAGGTGGACGAGGGAAATGCTAAGAAGCGCAAGTGTGGATCAGGTCGCCAGCCATTATATCTTGAGCAGGAAGATGTCATCTGTGAATGCATTGCTGACAAGAGAGCAAAGGCTTTGGTTGTGCGCAGGGCTGATATTCAAGCATTTGCCCTAGAAATGGCACCACAATTTGACATATCCTCAGAAGATTTCAAAGTATCACACCACTGGCTGGATGGCTTCCTTAAGCGATATGAACTGTCTCTAAGAAGATCGACAACACTGTTCAAGCTGGAAGATAATGAAATTGTTAAACGTGCACTTGCATTCAAGTTCTTTATTGATGGCATAGACTTTTCTAAATACCAACTCTCCAACATGATTGCGATGGAAGAAACTGCAGTGAATATGGGCCAAGGATCTCAAATGACAATTGATCAGAGGGGTGCCTCCTCAATCTACGTTCCCTCCACTGGTTATGAAAGTTTTGGCAATTTTGTTACCTGTGTTTTGGCAATTTGTCTGGATGGAACAAAAGCCACACCTCTAATTATCGCAATGGGCAAGAAAGATAAGATTGAACGCGTTTCAGGTATTTATGTTCTTAAAACAGAAAAAGCCTGGTGCACACAAGCAGTTATAAGAAAGTGGATCGATTTAATGCTGCCACTTGTTCTGAGAGGTGGCCAAAGAGGTCTGCTAGTCTGGGATTCAGCCAGCACTCACTGCGCAAAAGACATGGAGAACTTCCTTGCAGAGAGAATAGATCAAGTAATGATTCCCACAGGAATGATTGCTTATCTCCAAACTCTTGATATTGCAATAAACAAACCATGGAAATCAATGAATACACTGAAAATAGATTGGTCAGAAATCAGGGTGGAAACTTTGTGA